The Cylindrospermum stagnale PCC 7417 genome segment AGAAATCGCCGTGGCAAAGATTCGCGAAGATGCCCCCTTTGATAAGGTTTGTTACATTGGCTGTGGCGTAACAACGGGTATTGGTGCAGTCATTAATACAGCCAAGGTGGAACCGGGAGCAAATGTTGTAGTTTTCGGTTTGGGTGGTATCGGCTTAAATGTCATCCAAGGGGCGCGGATGGTGGGGGCAAATATGATTGTTGGGGTGGATATTAATCCCAACAGACGCACCTTGGCAGAAAAGTTTGGCATGACACACTTCATTAATCCCCAGGAAGTTGAGGGTGATTTAGTTGCCTATTTGGTTAATTTAACGAAGGGCGGCGCTGATTACAGCTTTGAATGTATAGGTAATGTCAATGTGATGCGTCAAGCTTTAGAATGCTGCCATAAAGGTTGGGGCGTGAGTGTAATTATCGGTGTTGCTGGTGCTGGACAGGAAATCAGTACTCGTCCTTTTCAACTGGTAACTGGGCGCGTTTGGAAAGGTTCAGCATTTGGTGGCGCGAGAGGGCGTACAGACGTACCGAAAATTGTTGATTGGTATATGGATGGGAAGATAAATATTGACGATTTAATTACTCATGTCATGCCAATTGAGCAAATTAATGATGCTTTGGATTTGATGCACAAAGGCGAGTCAATTCGCAGCGTGGTAACGTTTTAGTTAGTGGTGCGTTACGCTGCGGCTAACGCACCTTGGCGCTAACGGCCCATTTTTAACCAAGCAAAAACTTGATTAACGGTTAGGATAATTTTATTTCAATAGGACTTACGCAAAATATCTCTCAAACTCTCATTTCTCTGTGTCCTCTGTGCCTCTGCGGTTCGTTCAGTTATTTATTAACATTAGCAAAAATAGAAGAACCACAAAT includes the following:
- a CDS encoding S-(hydroxymethyl)glutathione dehydrogenase/class III alcohol dehydrogenase, which produces MEVKAAIAYSAGKPLTIETVQLSGPLAGEVLVEIKASGVCHTDAYTLSGADPEGLFPAILGHEGAGVVVEVGAGVTSVKPGDHVIPLYTPECRQCEYCLSMKTNLCQAIRLTQGRGVMPNGTSRFSIGGEMIHHYMGTSTFSNYTVLPEIAVAKIREDAPFDKVCYIGCGVTTGIGAVINTAKVEPGANVVVFGLGGIGLNVIQGARMVGANMIVGVDINPNRRTLAEKFGMTHFINPQEVEGDLVAYLVNLTKGGADYSFECIGNVNVMRQALECCHKGWGVSVIIGVAGAGQEISTRPFQLVTGRVWKGSAFGGARGRTDVPKIVDWYMDGKINIDDLITHVMPIEQINDALDLMHKGESIRSVVTF